ATAATGATCGTTGCCATCGATCCGACCTTCGGGAACCGCTCTGCAACTTCACGTGCAACCGGTCCCTTGATATCGGTACCACGCGGGTCACCATTATCATTTAAGAGGATCATTGCGTTCTCTTCAAAGGAAACACGCAGGCCGTTCGGGCGGCGGAACTCCTTCTTCTGACGGACAACAACTGCTTTTACAAGCTTTCTCTTCATATCAGGAGTTCCCTTCTTCACAGATACTGTGGCAAGGTCTCCGATACCCATCTTCGGCTGCCGGTTCTTCACACCGTGGTATCCGAAAACGGAAACAATCTGAACAACACGGGCGCCCGTGTTGTCTGCACAAACCATCTTGGAGCCGGTCTGAAGTGCGCGCGGGATCTTGGACGTTAAGCCTCTCATGCCCGGGTCACCTCAACAACAACATAGGAGGTTGTCTTGTTCAATGGTCTGCACTCTGCAATCTTGACCTCGTCGCCGATTCTGGCGTCGAGGCACGGGGCCATGTGTGCGTGGATCTTGGAACTGCGCTTCTCATATCTGTCATATTTCTTGACGAAGTGAAGGTAGTTCCGCTCGACGACAACGGTCCCCTGCATGCGCTCACTCACGACCTTACCGGTAATCACCTGGCCGCGTACCGGTAAGCTGCCGTGGAATGGGCAGTTTACATCGTCACAGTCCTTCTCTGGGACTGCAACATTTAAGCCGATATTTTTTGCCATATTTAACCCTCATCTTACGCGCATAGCTCGCACGTCACGCACCCGGTAAACGGGACATAACGGTCTCGCTGCTCTGGGCTTACGCCCTCGCTTTAACACGTCGCGCTGGAGAAACAGACAAGCCTGAGCAGTCTATTACAACTTCAACACTATCCGGGAGGGTTACCCGGAGTAACATATATTGTTTCTCCAAGCACTTAATCCCATTCCCTGACCGGAGGGAAAGAGTGTTTTTGGTTTCATCGACGATGAAACCACACATTCCCTCCTGTGTTTTGTTGCGTGACCGCACCACAACCGCATATAATCCAATCAGCTCATGCTGCAGGATCGATTGTGGTGTGATCATAAGACAACTTATGCCTGACGCTTGGTCTGTTCAGTCTTAATGCGTGCGATAGTTCTGCGAACTTCCCGGATCTTTCCGGGGTTTTCCGGTGCACCACCGGCGCTGACTTTTCCGTACTGCTGAATTAACTCATTCCTGAGTTTCTGCTCGTTTTCTACAAGCTCAGCATCGGAAAACTGGGCGACTTCCTTTGCTCTGAAGATTGCCATGATGTTCAGGCCTCCTCGTGGAACTCAGGTTCAAGTTCCGGCTCGCTTGCAAGTTCTGCATCGAACTCTTCAAACACATCAGCCTCAACAACCTGTGCCGGAGCCGGATTTGCATCGGGACGGATCTCAAAGTGATCCGGAAGAACTGCTCCAGGAGGAACGATTTTTACCTGGACACCAATGATACCGAGCTTCTTGACAGCGGTTGCATAACCGCTCTCAACGATGGACTCGGCCGGTTCACCGGAGTGTTTGATGTAGCCTTCAACGAACTTCTGCACACGTGCACGGGCACCGGTCAGCTTACCTGCGATGATAACTTCACAGCCAAGTGCGCCGGAGTCCATAACACGGCGGATAACGGAGGAACCTGCCTTCCGGAAGTACCATCCGCGTTCCAGTGCATTTGCAAGGCGCTCTGCCATGATCTGGGCGTTCAGGTTTGGATTTCCAACCTG
The genomic region above belongs to Methanocorpusculum vombati and contains:
- a CDS encoding 50S ribosomal protein L14 — its product is MRGLTSKIPRALQTGSKMVCADNTGARVVQIVSVFGYHGVKNRQPKMGIGDLATVSVKKGTPDMKRKLVKAVVVRQKKEFRRPNGLRVSFEENAMILLNDNGDPRGTDIKGPVAREVAERFPKVGSMATIII
- a CDS encoding 30S ribosomal protein S3 translates to MTIEKKFVADGVRKVRVEQYLNKELKRAGYGGMDIVRTPVGTQVTIFAEKPGIVIGKGGRLVRQITSDLTSIYGIDSPQVEVQQVGNPNLNAQIMAERLANALERGWYFRKAGSSVIRRVMDSGALGCEVIIAGKLTGARARVQKFVEGYIKHSGEPAESIVESGYATAVKKLGIIGVQVKIVPPGAVLPDHFEIRPDANPAPAQVVEADVFEEFDAELASEPELEPEFHEEA
- a CDS encoding ribonuclease P protein component 1 yields the protein MITPQSILQHELIGLYAVVVRSRNKTQEGMCGFIVDETKNTLSLRSGNGIKCLEKQYMLLRVTLPDSVEVVIDCSGLSVSPARRVKARA
- a CDS encoding 30S ribosomal protein S17 — encoded protein: MAKNIGLNVAVPEKDCDDVNCPFHGSLPVRGQVITGKVVSERMQGTVVVERNYLHFVKKYDRYEKRSSKIHAHMAPCLDARIGDEVKIAECRPLNKTTSYVVVEVTRA
- the rpmC gene encoding 50S ribosomal protein L29 → MAIFRAKEVAQFSDAELVENEQKLRNELIQQYGKVSAGGAPENPGKIREVRRTIARIKTEQTKRQA